The Acanthochromis polyacanthus isolate Apoly-LR-REF ecotype Palm Island chromosome 17, KAUST_Apoly_ChrSc, whole genome shotgun sequence genome has a window encoding:
- the prdm15 gene encoding PR domain zinc finger protein 15, whose product MHRARLVSGPAPFLERIGTRSQDSINEGSFAEKVGIMAEQTPDELIWCEDCGQFHDSECPELGPLVTVHDSFVLSRARSSLPDSLQIREVANREEGVFVLHRLVKRTRFGPFEAKRVSHLEKEGAFPLKIFQKDGVVVCFDSSNEEDCNWMMLVRPATDHKHQNLTAYQQDDDVYFNTSQDVLPGTELRVWYGAFYAKKMEKPVLKSPLVPPQPPPDVTSSYAQTETSEKSGVHMPPVAEDNSAGNMLIHLSEAKTVTVLPVDLLLPQEESCPPAAQPGPRRGQSRGRRAKGRRPGATAAASKNKDVKPQVENLEPVASQAAAPTAAAESSSLHSVPDSGVVLKRHKAREHKRIYRCALCNKVFQNSSNLNRHIRSHGGKLFKCDECDKLFSRKESLKQHISYKHSKTMPDQEYKYKCNTCEKSFRLENALNFHNCRTDDKTFQCDLCSRFFSTNSNLSKHKKKHGEKIYSCEICNKMFYRKDVMQEHHRRHGVGPKHMKREELEANGEEGTKYRKEPSPCPICGKVFSCRSNMNKHLLTHGDKKYTCEICGRKFFRVDVLRDHIHVHFKDIALMDEQEREGFIKKIGISAGDSDETDDDEEEDDPEHHKYNCKKCQLSFAKGKEYLKHIMEQHKERGYGCGICNRRFALKATYNAHLVIHREQLPDPAVQKYIHPCEICGRIFNSIGNLERHKIIHTGVKSHGCDKCGKSFARKDMLKEHLRVHDDNRDYLCAECGKGMKTKHALRHHMKLHKGIKEYECKECNRKFAQKVNMLKHYKRHTGIKDFMCELCGKTFSERTTLETHKLIHTVGKTWTCATCDKKYLTEYMLQKHIHLTHEKVEAQACHLCGTKVSTRASMNRHLRRKHPEVVSVRIDDFDLQENSTINDSSISIVQPTLTLDKDGMSHERPSRPPRQSKKRQRVPAELELSESDEYVEFTEPRHEQIPEFNTVIVGDETETSSAVQSIQQVVVLADPSGASSSSPNSSVGLTNITVTPITSHAPAQFTSLQPVAVGHLTAGDRPLTLDNSILTVTFDTVSGSAMLHNRPAELVPDTMGPGGGAATQSVAHFINLTTLVNPMGHQLEAPALAWRPVSVAEGGQVTPVVEGTQGDSQEAQSQGPEPGRSNQNQAPTPQQQSGSTQQMFTY is encoded by the exons ATGCACCGGGCGAGACTCGTTTCCGGTCCTGCGCCGTTTCTGGAGCGGATTGGAACCCGGAGTCAGGATTCGATAAATGAAGGGTCTTTTGCAGAAAAG GTTGGCATAATGGCTGAGCAGACACCAGATGAGTTAATCT GGTGCGAGGACTGTGGACAGTTCCATGACTCTGAGTGTCCTGAGCTGGGGCCCCTGGTGACCGTGCACGACTCCTTCGTCCTCAGCCGAGCTCG GTCGTCTCTACCAGACAGCCTGCAGATCAGAGAGGTGGCTAATCGGGAGGAGGGAGTGTTTGTCCTGCACCGGCTGGTCAAGAGGACCCGGTTTGGGCCCTTTGAGGCTAAGAGGGTCTCTCACCTGGAGAAGGAAGGAGCGTTTCCTCTGAAG ATCTTCCAGAAGGATGGCGTGGTGGTGTGCTTTGACTCGAGCAATGAGGAGGACTGCAACTGGATGATGCTGGTACGACCTGCCACTGACCACAAACACCAGAATCTGACAGCTTACCAGCAGGACGATGACGTTTACTTTAACACCTCCCAG GATGTCCTGCCAGGAACAGAGCTTAGAGTCTGGTATGGAGCTTTCTATGCCAAGAAGATGGAGAAACCTGTGCTGAAGTCTCCGCTTGTACCGCCACAACCTCCACCAG ATGTGACGTCTTCATATGCTCAAACAGAGACCTCAGAGAAAAGTGGAGTCCACATGCCCCCAGTGGCTGAAGACAACAGTGCAG GCAACATGCTGATTCACCTCAGTGAAGCAAAGACAGTAACGGTGCTTCCCGTCGACCTGCTGCTGCCCCAGGAGGAGAGCTGCCCCCCTGCAGCTCAGCCTGGACCCAGGAGAGGCCAGAGCCGAGGGAGGAGAGCTAAGGGGCGCCGGCCCGGAGCTACAGCTGCTGCAAGCAAAAACAAAg ATGTGAAGCCCCAGGTGGAGAACTTAGAGCCGGTGGCCTCACAGGCGGCAGCACCCACAGCAGCGGCAGAGAGCAGCAGCCTGCACAGCGTTCCAGACAGCGGGGTTGtcttaaagagacacaaagccagAGAGCACAAGAGGATTTACCGCTGCGCCCTCTGCAACAAGGTCTTCCAGAACAGCAGCAACCTCAACAGACACATCCGATCTCATG GTGGTAAGCTGTTCAAGTGTGATGAATGTGACAAGTTGTTCAGTCGCAAGGAGAGTCTGAAGCAGCACATTTCTTACAAGCACAGCAAGACCATG CCAGACCAAGAAtacaaatataaatgcaacacgtGTGAGAAATCCTTCCGCCTGGAAAATGCCTTAAACTTCCACAACTGCCGGACAG acgACAAGACGTTCCAGTGTGACCTCTGCTCGCGATTCTTCTCCACCAACAGCAACCTCTCCAAGCACAAGAAGAAGCACGGCGAGAAGATCTACTCTTGTGAAATCTGCAACAAGATGTTCTACCGCAAAGACGTGATGCAGGAGCACCACAGGAGGCACGGTGTGG GACCAAAGCACATGAAGAGAGAAGAACTGGAGGCCAATGGAGAAGAAGGAACTAAGTACAGGAAGGAGCCTTCACCCTGTCCTATCTGTGGCAAG GTGTTCTCCTGCAGGAGTAACATGAACAAGCATCTGTTGACTCACGGTGATAAGAAGTACACCTGTGAGATCTGCGGCCGCAAGTTCTTCCGTGTGGACGTCCTCCGAGATCACATTCATGTGCATTTCAAG GACATAGCCTTAATGGatgagcaggagagagagggcTTCATCAAGAAGATCGGCATCTCAGCGGGCGACAGCGATGAAACGGACGATGACGAAGAGGAAGATGATCCTGAGCACCACAAATACAACTGCAAGAAATGTCAG CTGTCATTTGCGAAAGGCAAAGAGTACCTGAAGCACATCATGGAGCAGCACAAAGAGAGAGGCTATGGCTGCGGGATCTGCAACCGACGCTTTGCTCTAAAGGCCACTTACAACGCTCACCTGGTCATCCACAGAGAGCAGCTGCCTGACCCTGCAGTGCAGAA ATACATCCATCCATGTGAAATCTGCGGCCGAATCTTCAATAGTATCGGTAACCTAGAAAGGCACAAGATCATCCACACAG GGGTGAAGAGTCATGGCTGTGATAAGTGCGGCAAATCATTCGCAAGGAAGGACATGCTGAAGGAGCACCTCAGGGTTCACGACGACAACCGAGACTACCTGTGCGCAGAGTGTGGGAAAG GTATGAAGACCAAACACGCTCTCAGGCACCACATGAAGCTTCACAAGGGCATCAAAGAGTACGAGTGTAAAGAATGTAACCGCAAGTTTGCCCAAAAAGTCAACATGCTGAAACACTACAAGAGACATACAG GTATAAAGGACTTCATGTGCGAGTTGTGTGGAAAGACGTTCAGCGAAAGGACGACTCTGGAGACGCACAAACTCATCCACACAG TGGGAAAGACATGGACGTGTGCGACATGTGATAAAAAGTATCTGACAGAGTACATGCTGCAGAAGCACATCCACCTGACCCATGAAAAGGTGGAGGCCCAGGCATGTCACCTCTGTGGGACCAAGGTGTCCACCCGCGCTTCCATGAATCGACACCTGCGACGCAAACACCCTGAG GTGGTGTCTGTGAGAATCGATGACTTTGATCTTCAGGAAAATTCCACAATCAATGATTCATCTATTAGCATTGTGCAG CCCACTCTGACCCTGGATAAAGACGGCATGTCTCATGAGAGGCCCAGCCGACCTCCCCGACAATCCAAGAAGAGGCAGAGAGTTCCAGCTGAGCTGGAGCTCTCTGAGTCAGACGAATATGTAGAGTTCACTGAGCCGAGACATGAACAAATTCCAGAATTCAACACTGTCATCGTCGGCGATGAGACCGAGACTAGCTCTGCTGTGCAGAGCATCCAGCAG gtgGTGGTCCTGGCCGACCCCAGCGGtgcatcctcctcctcccccaacAGCTCAGTGGGGCTGACCAACATCACCGTCACTCCCATCACCAGCCACGCCCCCGCCCAGTTCACCAGCCTGCAGCCTGTAGCTGTGGGCCACCTGACGGCCGGCGATCGGCCCCTCACGCTGGACAACTCCATCCTCACCGTCACCTTCGACACCGTCAGCGGCTCGGCCATGCTCCACAACCGACCGGCCGAACTCGTCCCAGACACGATGGGTCCCGGTGGAGGCGCGGCGACCCAGTCAGTCGCCCACTTCATCAACCTCACCACTCTGGTCAACCCCATGGGCCACCAGCTGGAGGCACCAGCTCTGGCCTGGAGGCCCGTATCAGTAGCTGAGGGCGGCCAGGTCACTCCGGTGGTGGAGGGCACTCAGGGGGACAGTCAGGAGGCCCAGAGCCAGGGCCCGGAGCCAGGCCGGTCCAACCAGAACCAGGCGCCCACCCCACAGCAGCAGAGCGGCTCCACACAGCAGATGTTCACCTACTGA